One window of Nicotiana tomentosiformis chromosome 11, ASM39032v3, whole genome shotgun sequence genomic DNA carries:
- the LOC104096871 gene encoding zinc finger protein ZAT5-like has protein sequence MEVSQDFPDRSYAFKGKRSKRSRPSSPLDIAGTMVTSSSSAAGGSDDGGVGGDVYYSSAIIQYSPTTSTTQISTSSTSEEDEDMANCLILLAQSGCRKVQVVSEVKKEKISSRKFTEMVNTTTGKAGFYVYECKTCNRTFSSFQALGGHRASHKRPKTIVEEKKSVIITATATAMATASVGADSPVENHDDYHTENDQEEGRFNKISVPLSIQIANNNKVINSHGNSNSKPKIHECSICGSEFSSGQALGGHMRKHKPPTTTTATNSTKVSTNTHIETIYNFSESSHDDVGTNYKEEEKSTRNFLSLDLNLPAPPEDDRRETKFEQSLVFSAAPLVGCHY, from the coding sequence ATGGAAGTTTCTCAAGATTTTCCCGATCGCTCGTACGCTTTCAAAGGAAAGCGTAGCAAGCGATCAAGGCCGTCATCCCCGCTTGATATAGCGGGGACGATGGTCACTAGTAGTTCATCGGCCGCTGGTGGAAGCGATGATGGTGGTGTTGGAGGTGATGTTTATTACTCTTCAGCAATAATTCAGTATTCACCAACCACTTCTACTACTCAAATATCAACTAGTAGCACGTCCGAGGAAGATGAAGACATGGCCAATTGCTTAATCTTATTAGCACAAAGCGGATGCCGAAAAGTACAAGTTGTAAGTGAAGTTAAAAAGGAGAAAATCAGTAGCAGGAAATTCACAGAAATGGTCAATACTACAACTGGAAAAGCTGGTTTTTATGTCTACGAGTGCAAAACTTGTAACAGAACTTTCTCTTCATTTCAAGCACTTGGTGGGCACAGAGCTAGTCATAAAAGGCCCAAAACCATAGTAGAAGAGAAAAAATCTGTCATTATCACTGCCACTGCTACTGCCATGGCTACTGCTAGCGTTGGTGCTGACTCACCTGTAGAAAATCATGACGACTATCATACGGAAAATGATCAAGAAGAAGGGCGGTTCAATAAAATTAGTGTACCCCTCTCAATCCAAATAGCCAACAACAACAAAGTTATCAACTCTCATGGTAACAGCAACAGCAAGCCAAAAATTCACGAGTGTTCAATTTGTGGGTCTGAGTTTTCATCAGGGCAAGCTTTAGGTGGTCATATGAGAAAACACAAACCACCTACTACAACAACTGCTACAAACAGTACTAAGGTTTCTACAAATACTCATATTGAGACAATTTACAATTTTTCAGAATCGTCACATGATGATGTTGGTACTAATTATAAGGAGGAGGAAAAATCTACAAGAAATTTTCTGTCTCTTGATCTTAATTTGCCGGCGCCACCAGAAGATGATCGCCGTGAAACAAAGTTTGAACAAAGTCTTGTCTTCTCCGCTGCCCCTTTGGTGGGTTGTCATTACTAA